From a single Bacillus pseudomycoides DSM 12442 genomic region:
- a CDS encoding YwdI family protein, producing MQISSDKILNKMANEVAKAKNSEGRKAKEHLLVVRALCDLLLDEQIETSAYVEPRLQSQVITPHPTMTVQPIAAVSGEPVYIKEDGANGNSLFDF from the coding sequence ATGCAAATATCGAGCGATAAAATTTTAAATAAAATGGCAAATGAAGTTGCGAAAGCAAAAAATAGTGAAGGACGAAAGGCAAAAGAACATCTTTTAGTGGTTCGTGCTTTATGTGATTTATTATTAGATGAACAGATTGAAACTTCTGCATATGTAGAGCCAAGGCTACAATCACAAGTTATAACACCACATCCGACGATGACGGTTCAACCGATTGCGGCGGTTTCTGGAGAACCTGTCTATATAAAAGAAGATGGTGCAAATGGTAATTCGTTATTTGACTTCTAA
- a CDS encoding DUF423 domain-containing protein translates to MKIFFLLGCITAGLSVALGAFGAHGLENKVSAKMLEVWKTGVTYQMFHAGGLFVVALLMDKIQSSLVSTAGWFMVAGIIMFSGSLYALSTTGIKFFGPITPLGGVAFIVGWILLGTAVVKGL, encoded by the coding sequence ATGAAAATTTTCTTCTTATTGGGCTGTATTACAGCCGGGTTATCTGTCGCGTTAGGTGCTTTTGGTGCACATGGTTTAGAAAATAAGGTTTCTGCAAAAATGTTAGAAGTTTGGAAAACAGGTGTTACATATCAAATGTTTCATGCTGGAGGATTATTTGTTGTTGCGTTATTAATGGATAAGATTCAATCTTCTCTTGTAAGCACAGCAGGCTGGTTTATGGTAGCGGGAATTATTATGTTCTCTGGAAGTCTATATGCATTAAGTACGACGGGGATTAAGTTTTTCGGACCGATTACACCACTTGGTGGTGTAGCGTTTATTGTAGGCTGGATTTTACTAGGAACTGCAGTTGTAAAAGGATTATAA
- a CDS encoding cell wall hydrolase, with product MGVINYTEEDVKLLARLMRAEAEGEGQQGMLMVGNVGVNRVRGNCLDFKQIRNLRQMVYQNPGGFEATQKGYFYQRAREQDIALARRTIEGQRFWPANFALWFFRPEGACPPTWYNQQNSGRFKKHCFFQPSAGDCPAVY from the coding sequence ATGGGCGTTATCAACTATACAGAAGAAGACGTAAAATTATTAGCTAGACTCATGCGTGCAGAAGCTGAAGGCGAAGGGCAACAAGGCATGCTGATGGTTGGAAATGTAGGTGTAAATCGAGTTCGAGGAAATTGCTTAGATTTTAAACAAATACGGAATTTACGCCAAATGGTTTATCAAAATCCGGGTGGTTTTGAAGCAACGCAAAAAGGATACTTTTATCAACGAGCCCGTGAACAGGACATTGCCCTTGCAAGGCGTACAATTGAAGGGCAACGTTTTTGGCCTGCCAATTTTGCTTTATGGTTTTTTAGGCCCGAAGGTGCTTGTCCACCAACTTGGTATAATCAACAAAATTCAGGCCGTTTTAAAAAACACTGCTTCTTTCAACCATCCGCCGGGGATTGCCCAGCAGTATATTAA
- the gerQ gene encoding spore coat protein GerQ, protein MAQQQNPYYGTGFYQPSGGYMQPQQQMTPQQQQAMQQQAMQQQTAQAQLAVSQGMLPLEQSYIENILRLNKGKPATIVMTYERGSSLGTQSYTGIIEAAGRDHIVISEPKSGKRFLLLMIYLDYVEFPGEITYLPSQPATYAPRP, encoded by the coding sequence ATGGCACAGCAACAAAATCCATACTATGGAACGGGTTTTTATCAACCTTCAGGGGGATATATGCAACCACAACAACAAATGACGCCGCAGCAGCAACAAGCTATGCAACAGCAAGCTATGCAGCAACAAACTGCCCAAGCACAACTTGCAGTATCTCAAGGTATGCTCCCACTAGAGCAATCATATATTGAAAACATCCTTCGCTTAAACAAAGGAAAACCAGCAACTATTGTTATGACATATGAGCGCGGCAGTTCACTTGGCACACAATCCTATACAGGTATTATTGAAGCAGCTGGACGTGATCACATCGTCATCAGCGAACCAAAATCCGGAAAAAGATTCTTACTACTTATGATTTACTTAGATTATGTAGAATTCCCTGGAGAAATCACGTATTTACCTAGCCAACCAGCAACCTATGCTCCAAGACCATAA